A region of Pempheris klunzingeri isolate RE-2024b chromosome 15, fPemKlu1.hap1, whole genome shotgun sequence DNA encodes the following proteins:
- the gpr160 gene encoding probable G-protein coupled receptor 160 yields MNVSIPSILLGLGGKCLLNWTLVFLQSNHICKSFLGVFSMSLAVVDTAQTLVVSTLHIHADGYVLLLDFMLTRYHICLLVQILGQVYSVLQWPVVVVAALDHFCTVMWRLQPTTARARVIVCVFVTGLLWYLTAVYVLLLSDFTPVLEDDSYNQIHRCWVFHTSQILQVSTCLLLTLGCAALHAGSNTQLLKNPPLNVQTTDQTHSRRNVVHQAMHIFLNSWALSLVFLAVLLLLPMGIPAYLGLNVAWLCFLNSLLITVVLCAACPASQLAQGLAAVPPDSFCKWRFKFSLATEDRA; encoded by the coding sequence ATGAATGTCTCCATCCCCTCCATCCTGCTCGGGCTCGGAGGAAAATGTCTGCTCAACTGGACCCTGGTGTTTCTCCAGAGCAACCACATCTGCAAAAGCTTCCTGGGAGTTTTCAGCATGTCCCTTGCTGTCGTCGACACGGCCCAGACCCTCGTCGTCAGCACCCTTCACATCCATGCTGACGGATACGTCCTGCTCCTGGACTTCATGCTCACCAGGTACCATATATGTTTGCTGGTTCAAATCCTCGGACAAGTCTACAGTGTTCTGCAGTGGCCTGTTGTAGTTGTAGCTGCTTTGGACCATTTCTGCACCGTCATGTGGAGGTTACAACCCACCACTGCCAGGGCCAGAGtgattgtctgtgtgtttgtgaccgGCCTCCTGTGGTACCTCACTGCTGTCTatgtcctcctgctgtctgaCTTCACTCCTGTCTTGGAGGATGATTCTTACAACCAGATTCACCGCTGCTGGGTCTTCCACACATCTCAGATCCTACAGGTTTCCACGTGTCTCCTCCTGACTCTGGGCTGTGCAGCGTTGCATGCTGGGAGCAACACACAGTTATTAAAAAATCCTCCTCTGAACGTTCAAACTACAGACCAAACTCACTCCAGACGAAATGTAGTTCATCAAGCCATGCATATATTTCTGAACTCATGGGCCCTCTCTCTGGTTTTTCTGGCCGTGCTCCTCCTGCTACCTATGGGAATACCTGCATACCTCGGTCTGAACGTTGCCTGGCTCTGCTTCCTCAACAGCCTTCTGATAACGGTCGTTTTATGTGCAGCCTGTCCAGCCTCGCAGCTTGCACAGGGCTTGGCAGCAGTTCCTCCCGACAGCTTCTGCAAGTGGAGATTTAAATTTAGCTTGGCGACAGAGGACAGAGCATGA